In the Mycoplasmoides gallisepticum genome, one interval contains:
- the hprK gene encoding HPr(Ser) kinase/phosphatase, whose translation MSFTVKDIYDKFEVILVILDGEEKMDRVIEKPGLSRPTFELFGPFQSDPIKSAVVLGNREYSYLTSLSPEERKEKTKRLLELQPPVLILTKSFLDPFFLKECNKEYKVPILCTDMYSNELNISIGLYISKQLAKYTIHHGVLIEVYGEGVLIIGESGIGKSEVAMEMLRKNFLFVADDAISIARIGDRLIGRPTEINKHFIEVRGIGILNVTKMYGIEKIKSSAHISIVVELINIQNNQPYNFERTGQKTRYKVIENIKVPHYVLPISSGRRSSELIESAVIDLKLKRDWQYNSGDDFVERYYKYMTKEE comes from the coding sequence TTGAGTTTTACAGTAAAAGATATATACGATAAGTTTGAAGTCATCTTAGTAATCCTAGATGGTGAAGAAAAGATGGATCGGGTAATTGAAAAGCCAGGGCTATCAAGACCCACATTTGAACTATTTGGTCCGTTTCAATCAGATCCAATTAAAAGCGCCGTTGTCCTTGGTAATCGCGAATATTCTTATCTAACTTCTTTATCTCCAGAAGAAAGAAAAGAAAAAACAAAAAGATTATTGGAATTACAACCACCAGTTTTAATCTTAACCAAGTCATTCCTAGATCCATTCTTCTTAAAAGAATGTAACAAAGAATATAAGGTCCCAATTCTTTGTACAGATATGTATTCTAACGAATTAAATATCTCAATAGGTCTTTATATCTCTAAACAACTTGCCAAATACACGATTCACCATGGTGTCTTAATAGAAGTATATGGTGAAGGGGTTTTAATTATAGGAGAATCTGGAATTGGTAAATCCGAAGTAGCGATGGAGATGCTTCGCAAAAACTTTTTATTTGTCGCCGATGATGCGATTTCAATTGCCAGAATCGGTGACCGTTTAATCGGACGACCAACCGAGATTAATAAACACTTTATTGAAGTTAGAGGGATTGGAATCTTAAATGTTACTAAGATGTACGGAATTGAAAAGATTAAATCATCAGCCCATATTTCAATAGTTGTTGAACTAATTAACATTCAAAATAACCAACCTTATAATTTCGAACGAACCGGTCAAAAAACACGGTATAAAGTGATTGAAAATATTAAAGTTCCTCATTACGTTTTACCAATTAGTTCAGGTCGTAGAAGTAGTGAACTAATTGAAAGCGCAGTTATTGATCTAAAACTAAAACGTGATTGACAATATAACTCTGGGGATGATTTTGTTGAACGTTATTACAAATACATGACAAAGGAAGAATAA